The following coding sequences are from one uncultured Desulfobacter sp. window:
- a CDS encoding radical SAM protein — MKKQTVAFSRQSTNLFFHILTRCNLRCAHCYINRVEHGTNTLSLSTIESWLGIFASKAKDTNLILLGGEPTLHPDLASVVCMAGEMGFKSITIDTNGFLFHDILDKITPAQIDFFSFSLDGVTKETNDAIRGGGCFDAVMSGISRAVEKGFTCSMIYTVSEKNIHEVSKLPELVKDLGISRFFIQVVGLRGETDNTDARHQVSKAIWQEIIPRTAEQIAQQGIIVTYPKVFLTHDETFECAANVADNYFIFPNGRVYQCPLCEDFSFHSYEIIDNVLTARPKINETNFFSLQIPEGCVMNKLIQPGNLSYDDNGFPRYKIACCMLKEELQP; from the coding sequence ATGAAAAAACAAACCGTTGCGTTTTCAAGGCAGAGCACCAATCTGTTTTTCCACATTCTGACCCGGTGTAACCTGCGCTGTGCCCACTGCTACATCAACAGGGTAGAGCATGGAACCAACACCCTCTCCTTGTCCACCATTGAAAGCTGGCTTGGTATCTTTGCTTCAAAGGCAAAGGATACCAACCTTATTTTGCTGGGGGGCGAACCCACGCTTCATCCGGATCTGGCATCGGTTGTGTGCATGGCCGGAGAGATGGGGTTCAAATCCATCACCATCGATACCAACGGTTTTTTATTTCACGACATCCTGGACAAAATAACGCCCGCTCAGATTGACTTTTTTTCATTTTCCCTGGACGGCGTCACCAAGGAAACCAATGATGCCATCCGGGGAGGGGGCTGTTTTGATGCCGTCATGTCCGGTATCAGCCGCGCTGTGGAAAAAGGGTTCACCTGTTCCATGATTTATACGGTTTCTGAAAAAAATATTCATGAGGTGTCAAAGCTTCCGGAACTGGTAAAGGATCTTGGCATTTCACGTTTTTTCATCCAGGTGGTGGGGCTGCGGGGCGAAACGGACAACACCGACGCAAGACACCAGGTCTCAAAAGCAATCTGGCAGGAGATCATTCCCAGAACTGCTGAACAGATTGCACAACAGGGGATTATTGTTACCTACCCCAAGGTGTTCCTCACCCATGACGAGACCTTTGAATGTGCCGCCAATGTGGCGGACAACTACTTTATTTTTCCCAATGGACGGGTATATCAATGCCCTTTATGCGAAGATTTTTCCTTTCATTCCTATGAAATTATAGATAATGTGCTTACCGCCCGTCCAAAAATAAATGAGACCAACTTTTTCTCTTTGCAGATTCCCGAAGGGTGTGTCATGAATAAATTGATACAGCCGGGAAATCTGTCCTACGATGATAACGGGTTCCCCCGTTACAAAATCGCGTGTTGTATGCTCAAAGAAGAGTTACAGCCGTGA
- the purF gene encoding amidophosphoribosyltransferase: MNTIHPNCKTCSVFTPSERPKDECGVFGLYKHPEAAKISYFGLYALQHRGQESAGISVNRGINDKIFSHKGMGLVPEIFNMEDLERIEGGSAIGHVRYSTTGDSVLANAQPFVVNHRHRSYALAHNGNLVNAHIIREELEEKGSIFQTTMDSEVFLHLFIKNLVKGDYESAILKAASKVEGAYSMILLTCKGEIIGMKDPNGFRPLALGKLNGHYVLASETCAFDLIQAEFIRELEPGEIVIINEDGIKSIKHPKAAIKKSLCIFEYIYFARPDSNIDGKNVYEMRKAHGRRLAQEAPVDADMVMPFPDSGNYAAIGYAAESGIPFEMGMIRNHYVGRSFIQPTQSMRDFAVRVKLNPVRQLIKGKDIIIIEDSIIRGTTAKTRVKALKELGAGKIHMRVSCPPHKFPCYYGIDFSSKGELIAAQKPIDELTEYLGLDSLHYLSIEGMLEASGVDEPEANFCKACFDGSYPVPFDPNFTKQCMG, from the coding sequence ATGAATACCATCCATCCAAATTGCAAAACCTGCTCCGTTTTCACGCCAAGTGAACGCCCCAAAGATGAATGTGGGGTTTTTGGACTTTATAAACACCCGGAAGCGGCTAAAATATCCTATTTCGGACTTTATGCACTCCAGCATCGGGGGCAGGAAAGCGCGGGCATTTCCGTAAACCGGGGTATCAACGACAAAATTTTTTCCCATAAAGGCATGGGGCTTGTACCCGAAATTTTCAACATGGAAGATCTGGAACGCATTGAAGGCGGGTCTGCCATCGGCCATGTCCGGTACTCGACCACAGGTGATTCCGTGCTGGCCAATGCCCAGCCTTTTGTGGTCAACCACCGGCACCGCTCCTATGCCCTGGCCCACAACGGTAATCTGGTCAACGCCCACATCATCAGAGAAGAACTTGAAGAAAAGGGCTCTATTTTCCAGACCACCATGGATTCGGAAGTGTTTTTACATCTGTTCATCAAAAACCTGGTCAAGGGCGATTATGAATCCGCCATTTTAAAGGCCGCCTCCAAGGTTGAAGGGGCCTACTCCATGATTCTGCTCACCTGCAAAGGCGAAATCATCGGTATGAAAGACCCCAACGGATTTCGGCCCCTGGCCCTTGGAAAACTGAACGGCCACTATGTGTTGGCATCTGAAACCTGTGCCTTTGACCTGATCCAGGCCGAATTCATCCGGGAGCTGGAGCCCGGCGAAATCGTTATCATAAATGAAGACGGTATCAAAAGTATCAAACATCCCAAAGCTGCCATCAAAAAATCGTTGTGCATATTTGAATATATCTATTTTGCCCGGCCCGACTCCAACATTGACGGCAAAAACGTCTATGAAATGAGAAAGGCGCACGGCAGGCGTCTGGCCCAGGAAGCCCCCGTGGATGCGGATATGGTTATGCCCTTTCCCGATTCCGGCAACTATGCCGCCATCGGCTATGCCGCAGAATCGGGTATCCCCTTTGAAATGGGCATGATACGCAACCACTATGTGGGCAGAAGTTTTATCCAGCCCACCCAGTCCATGCGGGATTTTGCCGTGCGGGTGAAACTCAATCCGGTACGCCAACTGATCAAAGGCAAAGATATCATCATCATTGAAGATTCCATTATCCGGGGCACCACGGCCAAAACCCGTGTAAAAGCCTTAAAGGAATTGGGGGCCGGAAAAATACACATGCGGGTCTCCTGTCCGCCCCATAAGTTCCCCTGTTATTACGGCATTGATTTCTCATCCAAGGGGGAATTGATTGCGGCCCAGAAACCCATAGATGAACTGACCGAATACCTTGGGCTGGATTCTTTGCACTACCTCTCCATTGAAGGCATGCTCGAAGCCTCGGGGGTGGATGAGCCCGAAGCCAATTTCTGCAAGGCCTGTTTTGACGGGAGCTATCCTGTGCCCTTTGACCCCAATTTCACCAAACAATGCATGGGCTAA
- the carB gene encoding carbamoyl-phosphate synthase large subunit, with product MPKRNDIHKILIIGAGPIIISQACEFDYSGTQACKALKEEGFEVVLINSNPATIMTDPETADRVYVEPVTPETLCKVIEKERPDAVLPTLGGQTALNTTIDAAKTGIFERYNIELIGASIDAINKAEDRELFRDAMNKIGLRIPQSGFATNMQEVEETAQRIGFPIIVRPSFTLGGTGGGVAYNMEELANLSKAGLDASLITQVMLEESVLGWKEYELEVMRDHADNVVIICSIENVDAMGVHTGDSITVAPAQTLSDKEYQVLRDASIAIIREIGVDTGGSNVQFAVNPENGEIIVVEMNPRVSRSSALASKATGFPIAKIAAKLAVGYTLDEIPNDITGETMACFEPSIDYCVVKIPRWTFEKFPETDDILTTAMKSVGETMSIGRTFKEALQKGLRSLEIGRAGFGADGKDPAPGSVAGTDLEYKLSTPNSQRIFYIKYAIEHGMPITMIHELTAIDPWFLYQMKQIVDLEKQLKLAGMNLPKDLFEKAKKYGFSDMQLAYLSGGLTDKQIEQKRKDLGLVPVYKLVDTCAAEFRAVTPYYYSTYESECEARVADKKKVIILGGGPNRIGQGIEFDYCCVHASFALREEGVESIMVNSNPETVSTDYDTSDKLYFEPLTREDVLHIVEKEKPFGVIVQFGGQTPLNLATDLQKAGVPIIGTSPESIDRAEDRDLFAAMLKKLGLRQPDNGIAFSYDEAVKVARDIGYPVMVRPSFVLGGRAMKIVYDEKDLEEYFDLAVQASPDKPVLIDKFLEEAFELDVDAISDGEDTVIGGMMEHIEEAGIHSGDSACVLPPYSIEDHHIKQMSDAAKAIAKELNVKGLMNIQFGIMNDTVYIIEVNPRASRTIPFVSKAIGVPLAKLATKVMLGKTLKELGVTKEVIPPYYCVKEAVMPFDRFDNVDPVLGPEMKSTGEVMGIDKDLGAAVAKAQFAAGQKLPREGTVFISVQDKDKKAALPVAQLFHDMGFTIMATRGTVTFLEENNIPSTMVKKVSAGRPHVVDAVKNGEIQLILNTGASSQTQRDGYEIRRAAIKYKIPYATTTDGARAISLAIQAMKKENLTVKPLQHYHQEN from the coding sequence ATGCCAAAGCGTAACGACATCCATAAGATTCTAATCATTGGTGCCGGCCCGATCATCATCAGCCAGGCCTGCGAGTTTGACTATTCAGGCACCCAGGCCTGCAAGGCCTTGAAGGAAGAAGGGTTTGAAGTTGTCCTGATCAACTCCAATCCGGCCACCATCATGACCGACCCTGAAACTGCCGACCGGGTATATGTTGAACCGGTAACCCCTGAAACCCTGTGCAAGGTGATTGAAAAGGAGCGGCCCGATGCCGTATTGCCCACCCTTGGGGGCCAGACGGCGCTTAACACCACCATTGATGCAGCCAAAACAGGAATATTTGAACGGTATAATATTGAACTGATCGGTGCATCCATTGATGCCATCAACAAGGCCGAAGACCGGGAACTGTTCCGGGATGCCATGAATAAAATCGGTTTGAGAATTCCCCAATCCGGGTTTGCCACCAACATGCAGGAGGTGGAAGAGACGGCCCAGCGCATCGGATTTCCCATTATTGTCCGGCCAAGTTTTACCCTTGGCGGAACCGGCGGTGGTGTGGCTTATAATATGGAAGAGCTTGCAAATCTTTCCAAGGCCGGGCTTGACGCGTCCCTGATCACCCAGGTGATGCTTGAGGAGTCTGTGCTGGGATGGAAGGAGTATGAGCTTGAGGTGATGCGGGATCACGCGGACAACGTGGTGATCATCTGTTCCATTGAAAACGTTGACGCCATGGGGGTTCATACAGGTGATTCCATTACCGTGGCCCCGGCCCAGACCCTGTCGGATAAGGAATACCAGGTGTTGCGGGATGCCTCCATTGCCATCATCAGGGAGATCGGCGTGGATACAGGCGGTTCAAATGTTCAATTTGCAGTGAACCCGGAAAACGGCGAAATTATCGTGGTTGAGATGAACCCAAGGGTTTCAAGGTCTTCCGCACTTGCCTCCAAGGCCACGGGCTTTCCCATTGCCAAAATTGCAGCCAAGCTGGCTGTGGGATATACCCTGGATGAAATTCCCAATGATATCACCGGCGAAACCATGGCCTGCTTTGAGCCCTCCATTGACTATTGCGTGGTAAAAATTCCACGCTGGACCTTTGAAAAATTTCCCGAAACCGACGACATACTCACCACGGCCATGAAATCCGTGGGTGAAACCATGTCCATCGGCAGAACATTCAAGGAAGCACTTCAAAAGGGTCTGCGTTCCCTTGAAATCGGCCGGGCCGGTTTCGGTGCCGACGGCAAAGATCCGGCACCGGGATCCGTGGCGGGTACGGATCTGGAATACAAATTATCCACCCCCAATTCCCAGCGGATTTTTTACATTAAATACGCCATTGAACACGGCATGCCCATCACCATGATCCATGAGCTGACCGCCATTGATCCCTGGTTTCTCTACCAGATGAAACAGATTGTGGATCTTGAAAAGCAGCTGAAACTGGCCGGCATGAACCTGCCCAAGGATCTGTTTGAAAAGGCAAAAAAATACGGATTCTCCGATATGCAGCTGGCGTATCTGTCCGGGGGACTGACAGACAAGCAGATTGAACAGAAACGAAAAGACTTGGGGCTTGTTCCGGTATATAAACTGGTGGATACCTGTGCTGCGGAATTCAGGGCGGTAACCCCTTACTATTACTCCACCTATGAAAGCGAATGCGAGGCCCGGGTGGCGGACAAGAAAAAGGTGATTATCCTGGGCGGCGGTCCCAACCGTATCGGCCAGGGCATCGAATTTGACTACTGCTGTGTTCATGCCTCCTTTGCGTTGCGGGAAGAAGGCGTAGAGTCCATCATGGTCAACTCCAACCCGGAAACGGTCTCCACGGACTATGACACCTCGGACAAGCTCTATTTTGAACCGCTGACCAGGGAAGATGTGCTTCACATCGTGGAGAAGGAAAAACCCTTTGGTGTGATTGTCCAGTTTGGTGGCCAGACACCTTTGAACCTTGCCACAGACCTTCAAAAAGCAGGTGTGCCCATTATCGGCACAAGTCCGGAAAGCATTGACCGGGCCGAGGACCGGGATCTGTTTGCCGCCATGCTCAAAAAACTGGGCCTGCGCCAGCCGGATAACGGCATCGCATTTTCCTATGATGAAGCGGTGAAAGTGGCCAGGGATATCGGATACCCGGTCATGGTTCGCCCCTCCTTTGTTCTGGGCGGCCGGGCCATGAAAATCGTCTACGATGAAAAAGACCTGGAAGAATATTTTGATCTTGCGGTCCAGGCCTCACCGGATAAACCCGTTCTCATTGATAAGTTCCTGGAAGAAGCCTTTGAGCTGGATGTGGACGCCATCTCCGACGGTGAGGATACCGTCATCGGCGGAATGATGGAGCATATCGAAGAGGCCGGCATTCATTCGGGCGATTCAGCCTGCGTACTGCCGCCTTACTCCATTGAAGACCACCACATCAAACAGATGTCCGATGCAGCCAAAGCCATTGCCAAGGAGCTGAATGTCAAAGGCTTGATGAACATCCAGTTCGGGATTATGAATGATACGGTGTATATCATCGAGGTGAATCCCAGGGCTTCGAGGACCATTCCCTTTGTCTCCAAGGCCATCGGGGTCCCGCTGGCAAAACTTGCCACCAAGGTCATGCTGGGAAAAACCCTGAAAGAACTTGGGGTAACAAAAGAGGTCATCCCGCCCTACTATTGTGTTAAAGAAGCGGTGATGCCCTTTGACCGATTTGACAATGTGGACCCTGTTCTGGGGCCGGAGATGAAATCCACAGGCGAGGTCATGGGTATTGACAAGGATCTGGGTGCAGCCGTTGCCAAAGCCCAGTTCGCGGCCGGACAGAAACTGCCCAGGGAAGGCACGGTATTTATCTCTGTCCAGGACAAGGATAAAAAGGCGGCACTGCCTGTGGCCCAGCTTTTCCATGACATGGGATTCACCATTATGGCCACCCGGGGAACCGTTACCTTCCTGGAAGAGAACAATATTCCATCAACAATGGTAAAAAAAGTGTCAGCGGGCCGGCCCCATGTGGTGGATGCCGTGAAAAACGGTGAAATTCAGCTTATCTTAAATACAGGCGCGTCCAGCCAAACCCAAAGAGACGGATATGAAATCCGCAGGGCCGCCATTAAATATAAAATACCCTATGCCACCACCACGGATGGTGCCAGGGCCATCAGTCTGGCCATCCAGGCCATGAAAAAAGAGAATCTGACGGTTAAACCCCTTCAGCATTATCATCAGGAAAACTAA
- the carA gene encoding glutamine-hydrolyzing carbamoyl-phosphate synthase small subunit: MKALLALEDGRTFSCRSFTGPGEAQGEVVFNTSMTGYQEILTDPSYYGQMVTMTYPLIGNYGVCPEDVESDRIQVAAFIVKEYQEFPSNFRSKGTLADYLIKSHVLGIEDLDTRALTRHIRKAGAMRAMISTTDLDPESLVARARQIPSMEGSDLVGHVTTKKPYFWKDNNPDYVDVSTLDDPSIWRHKGKKHSVVALDFGIKYNIVRCLEDAGCEVLVVPAKTEAQTIKGLNPDGIFLSNGPGDPEPLTYIVETIRELLNNYPVFGICLGMQLLGLAMGGKTMKIKFGHRGGNQPVKNIDTGKVEITSQNHGFAVDLNTLDKNKCHLTHINLNEDSLEGLKNDAIRAFAVQYHPEASPGPHDAAYLFNQFAKVMENAKA, encoded by the coding sequence ATGAAAGCATTGTTAGCCCTGGAAGATGGAAGAACATTTTCCTGTAGAAGTTTTACAGGGCCGGGCGAAGCCCAGGGAGAGGTGGTGTTCAACACCAGCATGACCGGTTACCAGGAGATTTTGACCGACCCGTCATATTACGGGCAGATGGTCACCATGACCTATCCGCTCATAGGCAACTACGGGGTGTGTCCGGAAGATGTTGAATCAGACCGTATTCAAGTGGCAGCCTTCATTGTCAAAGAATACCAGGAGTTTCCAAGCAATTTCAGATCAAAAGGAACCCTTGCCGACTATCTGATAAAATCCCATGTCCTGGGCATTGAGGACCTCGACACCCGGGCCCTGACCCGGCATATCCGAAAAGCCGGTGCCATGAGGGCCATGATCTCCACCACGGACCTGGACCCTGAATCCCTTGTGGCCCGGGCCAGACAGATTCCTTCCATGGAAGGATCGGACCTGGTGGGACATGTCACAACAAAAAAGCCTTATTTCTGGAAAGACAACAACCCGGATTATGTAGATGTCAGCACCCTTGACGACCCTTCCATATGGCGTCATAAAGGTAAAAAACACTCTGTGGTGGCCCTGGATTTCGGCATAAAATATAATATTGTCCGCTGCCTTGAAGATGCCGGCTGCGAAGTGCTTGTGGTGCCTGCAAAAACCGAAGCCCAAACCATAAAAGGTCTGAACCCGGACGGCATTTTTCTGTCCAACGGCCCCGGAGACCCCGAGCCCTTGACCTATATCGTGGAAACCATACGCGAACTTCTCAACAACTATCCCGTGTTTGGGATTTGTCTTGGCATGCAGCTTCTTGGCCTTGCCATGGGTGGTAAAACCATGAAAATCAAATTCGGCCACAGGGGCGGCAATCAGCCGGTAAAAAATATAGATACCGGCAAAGTCGAAATCACCTCCCAGAACCACGGATTTGCCGTGGATTTGAACACCCTTGACAAAAACAAATGTCATCTGACCCACATCAACCTGAACGAAGACTCCCTGGAAGGACTCAAAAACGATGCCATCCGGGCGTTTGCCGTCCAGTACCACCCCGAAGCCTCCCCAGGTCCCCATGATGCGGCCTATCTTTTTAACCAGTTTGCAAAAGTGATGGAAAATGCCAAAGCGTAA
- a CDS encoding hydroxymethylglutaryl-CoA reductase, translating into MPKSLKRSQEIQQEIAEQIGKSQFYEKLTPVSPESKPLPDKIPARDDYSKDGLKQRQDFLKHLGLSIEIIQGGKHDVPAEDLKGSIENFIGFSRIPLGLIGPLRVNGIHANDDFYIPLATTEGALVASYNRGAYAISLAGGASSLCVSEGVSRAPCFHFKSIAQAGLFLNWLLSETQTLFTAVQSTTGHGKLVDLKPTINGSSVYLILDFTTGDAAGQNMVTMATQSICNKILAQSPVKPEHWYIEGNLSGDKKASMLSFLGVRGKKVIAETLLPRQLVEKVLRSTPEDMERYCRISTLGGIQSGQIGVQGHYANALAAIYIACGQDAACVSESAIGITDMHVNTEGELHVTVSLPNLIVGTVGGGTYMPTAKECLKLLGCYGKNKAKKFAEICAAVVMAGEISIIAALAAGHFSMAHSVYRKKHESSE; encoded by the coding sequence ATGCCAAAATCATTAAAACGCAGCCAAGAGATCCAACAGGAAATCGCAGAACAGATCGGTAAGTCCCAATTCTATGAAAAGTTAACCCCTGTTTCCCCGGAATCCAAACCCTTACCGGACAAAATTCCTGCAAGAGATGACTATTCAAAAGATGGGTTAAAACAGCGGCAGGACTTTTTGAAACACCTTGGATTGAGCATTGAGATAATTCAAGGCGGCAAACATGATGTCCCTGCCGAAGACCTGAAAGGAAGTATTGAAAATTTTATTGGATTTTCCCGGATACCCCTTGGCCTTATCGGCCCGTTGCGGGTCAATGGTATTCATGCCAATGATGATTTTTACATCCCGTTGGCCACTACGGAAGGCGCACTGGTGGCTTCATATAACCGGGGTGCATATGCGATCAGCCTGGCCGGCGGTGCCAGTTCCCTGTGTGTTTCCGAAGGGGTCTCCCGGGCACCCTGCTTTCATTTTAAATCCATTGCCCAGGCCGGATTATTTCTCAACTGGCTGCTGTCTGAAACCCAAACCTTATTTACAGCAGTTCAGTCAACCACCGGCCATGGTAAACTGGTTGATCTGAAACCCACGATCAATGGATCAAGTGTTTATCTTATCCTTGATTTTACCACTGGCGATGCAGCGGGACAAAACATGGTAACCATGGCAACCCAGTCCATCTGCAATAAAATACTTGCCCAAAGCCCGGTTAAACCGGAGCACTGGTATATCGAAGGCAATCTGTCAGGTGACAAAAAAGCGAGCATGCTCTCTTTTCTCGGGGTGCGCGGCAAAAAAGTGATTGCTGAGACCCTGTTACCCAGGCAACTTGTTGAAAAAGTGCTCCGTTCAACCCCTGAAGATATGGAGCGATACTGCCGTATCTCAACCCTTGGCGGAATTCAAAGTGGACAGATCGGAGTCCAGGGACACTATGCCAATGCCCTTGCAGCGATTTATATCGCCTGCGGACAAGATGCCGCATGCGTTTCCGAGTCTGCAATCGGTATCACCGACATGCATGTAAATACGGAAGGTGAATTGCATGTTACGGTCAGTTTACCCAATTTGATCGTGGGCACGGTGGGCGGTGGAACCTATATGCCCACGGCCAAAGAATGCTTGAAATTATTAGGGTGTTATGGGAAAAATAAAGCAAAAAAATTTGCAGAAATATGTGCTGCAGTCGTCATGGCCGGGGAAATTTCAATTATTGCAGCTCTGGCAGCAGGGCATTTCAGTATGGCACATTCAGTTTACAGGAAAAAACATGAAAGCTCGGAATAG
- a CDS encoding DUF3419 family protein, with the protein MDKIENRADFHYIRYANCWEDTDILFTALNPRRNQTILSIASAGDNSLALLAEGARVVAVDLNFSQLACVALRKAAIENLSHADCLSFLGITPSNDRIGVFNSLKESIDDPYVIFWQNNPDIIKNGIIHAGKFERYFSYFRNVVLRLIHSKKKISDLLRPKSKTERLRFYNEQWSTKRWELLFKLFFSRFTMGLAGRDPEFFRYVDVPVSENILNRTQYALTELETHNNPYLDYILTGNFTHTLPPYLRPDNFKKIKRNIKGLSLYQGSVQDAVEHFGSLKFDGFNMSDIFEYLDTDTCRMIYKALLDSANPGARFVYWNMLVPRSCPAEFENKIQRKINLSKSLFLKDKAFFYSNFIVEEVI; encoded by the coding sequence GTGGATAAAATAGAAAACAGGGCCGATTTTCACTATATTCGGTATGCCAATTGCTGGGAAGACACGGATATCCTTTTCACTGCCTTGAATCCGAGACGCAATCAAACGATACTGTCCATTGCCTCTGCCGGAGACAACTCCCTGGCTCTTCTGGCCGAAGGCGCCAGGGTGGTTGCTGTTGATTTAAACTTTTCGCAGCTGGCTTGTGTGGCATTACGAAAGGCTGCAATAGAAAACCTCAGCCATGCAGACTGCCTTAGTTTTTTAGGTATTACCCCATCCAATGACCGAATCGGTGTATTCAACAGCCTGAAAGAGAGTATAGATGATCCTTATGTCATTTTCTGGCAAAATAATCCGGATATCATAAAAAACGGCATCATCCATGCCGGTAAGTTTGAACGCTATTTTTCTTATTTTAGAAACGTTGTTTTAAGGCTCATCCATTCAAAAAAGAAGATTTCGGATTTGCTCAGGCCAAAATCAAAAACCGAACGCCTTCGTTTTTATAATGAACAATGGTCGACAAAGCGCTGGGAATTACTCTTTAAATTGTTTTTCAGCCGTTTCACAATGGGGCTTGCGGGCCGGGATCCTGAATTTTTCAGATATGTTGATGTACCGGTATCTGAAAATATTTTAAACCGTACACAATATGCGTTGACAGAGCTTGAAACACACAACAATCCATATCTTGATTATATTTTAACCGGAAATTTCACCCACACCTTGCCACCCTACCTGCGGCCTGACAATTTCAAAAAAATAAAACGGAACATTAAGGGGCTCTCTTTATACCAGGGCAGTGTCCAGGACGCAGTTGAACACTTCGGCTCTTTGAAATTTGACGGATTTAACATGTCCGACATATTTGAATATCTGGATACCGACACCTGCCGTATGATTTACAAGGCGCTGCTTGACAGCGCCAATCCCGGGGCACGGTTTGTTTATTGGAACATGCTGGTCCCCCGGAGCTGCCCGGCTGAATTTGAAAACAAAATCCAAAGAAAAATTAATCTGTCAAAAAGCTTGTTCCTTAAGGATAAAGCATTTTTTTACAGCAATTTTATCGTTGAAGAAGTGATATGA
- a CDS encoding AMP-binding protein: METQNRNVVTNLFTASQTHPDRNAIILQQQGRSRSITFKQLWDKVDSLSTALLERSIRPGDRIILMIPMSIELYIAMLGVIKAGGVAVFIDPWIGFKQIASFCSFANPKGFIGIPKSHLLRLFRKELVRLPLTVSTGRCFLGFPAGWPLALLLKQPGNGSIFKAAPDDPALITFTSGSSGVPKGANRTHGFLWAQYEALKTEFPYEPDDVDMPMFPVFALNNIAGIRTSVIPDMNFKKLAEIRPDIIYKQMVENGVTTATASPLFFDKLSDYLSTQNLKLPKLRRILTGGAPVQDDRLIKWQQSFDTTEVIIVYGSTEAEPVSHISLEKRIALSKENPKNNKGYCTGKPASSIKAKVIKIKKAPVIFHQSWENHEVTGQGDIGELIVSGDHVCRDYYNNPDAVQSNKIIDADGVTWHRMGDTGYFDSSGLFWLAGRLHSTIVRGKKNYHAQLIEQAVTETFPDFEKVAALGMADPQWGEAIIIVINPGKAHVEPDLIQKEMGTKGYPIDRIIVTTAELPVDPRHNAKTDYGKLKHLIVTKKIS; the protein is encoded by the coding sequence ATGGAAACCCAAAATCGCAATGTTGTCACAAATCTGTTTACGGCATCCCAAACCCATCCGGACCGAAACGCCATCATTTTGCAGCAACAAGGCCGATCCCGTTCCATCACGTTTAAGCAGTTATGGGATAAAGTTGATTCGTTGTCCACGGCCTTATTAGAGCGATCCATCCGTCCCGGAGACAGAATTATCCTTATGATTCCAATGTCAATCGAGCTGTATATCGCCATGCTGGGCGTTATCAAAGCCGGTGGCGTGGCGGTGTTTATTGATCCATGGATCGGCTTTAAACAGATTGCATCGTTCTGCTCGTTTGCAAACCCCAAAGGATTTATCGGTATTCCCAAAAGCCATTTACTGCGGTTGTTCAGAAAAGAGCTGGTCCGTTTACCGTTAACGGTTTCAACCGGCCGTTGTTTTTTGGGTTTTCCGGCCGGATGGCCACTGGCTTTACTCCTTAAGCAGCCGGGTAACGGGTCCATTTTCAAGGCGGCACCGGATGATCCGGCCCTGATCACATTCACCAGCGGTTCCAGCGGTGTTCCCAAAGGAGCCAACCGGACCCATGGATTTCTTTGGGCACAATATGAGGCGCTAAAAACAGAATTTCCTTACGAACCAGATGATGTTGACATGCCTATGTTTCCGGTATTTGCCCTCAACAATATTGCCGGTATAAGAACATCCGTCATTCCGGACATGAACTTTAAAAAGCTTGCCGAAATCCGTCCGGACATCATTTATAAACAAATGGTTGAAAATGGTGTCACTACAGCCACGGCATCCCCCCTCTTTTTTGATAAGTTATCTGACTATCTTTCAACTCAGAATCTTAAACTGCCGAAGCTGAGACGCATTTTAACCGGTGGGGCCCCTGTTCAAGATGACCGGTTAATCAAATGGCAGCAAAGCTTTGATACCACAGAGGTGATCATTGTTTACGGGTCAACGGAAGCTGAGCCTGTCAGCCACATCAGCCTTGAAAAACGAATTGCCCTTTCTAAAGAGAACCCAAAAAATAACAAAGGCTATTGCACGGGGAAACCCGCCTCATCCATCAAAGCCAAAGTGATTAAAATAAAAAAAGCGCCTGTTATTTTCCATCAAAGCTGGGAAAACCATGAAGTCACCGGCCAAGGAGATATCGGTGAATTGATCGTTTCAGGGGACCATGTCTGCCGGGATTATTACAACAATCCCGATGCCGTGCAGTCAAATAAAATTATTGATGCCGATGGTGTAACTTGGCACCGCATGGGCGATACGGGATATTTTGATTCGTCCGGATTGTTCTGGCTTGCGGGCAGACTTCATTCCACAATTGTGCGCGGTAAAAAAAATTATCATGCACAGCTGATCGAACAGGCCGTAACCGAAACGTTCCCGGACTTTGAGAAAGTGGCCGCTCTGGGCATGGCAGATCCACAATGGGGCGAAGCAATTATCATTGTGATCAATCCGGGAAAAGCCCATGTGGAACCAGATCTGATCCAAAAAGAGATGGGGACCAAGGGATATCCCATAGACCGTATCATCGTTACAACGGCTGAACTGCCGGTGGATCCCCGCCATAATGCCAAAACAGATTACGGCAAATTAAAACATTTAATTGTGACAAAAAAAATATCATGA